TCCGCATTGCAGATGTTTACCAAGAATAATGCAACTCAGATCGGTCTCATACCCTCAGAATCGGCCCTAGTGTTTGTTGATAACCACGATAATCAGCGTGGTCACGGAGCAGGTGGTGATTCGATACTTACCTTCAAGGATGGTTCAAAGTACGTCCAAGCAATCGCATTCACCCTGGCTACTGATTATGGTACTGTGCGGCTAATGAGTTCCTACAACTTTACCGACACCAATCAAGGACCTCCTGCAGACGGGCGGGAAAATATCTTATCACCCGGTAACCCAACCAATGATGCTTCCTGCCAGAATGGATGGATTTGTGAGCATCGTTGGCCAGTGGTAAGACGCATGGTTAGCTTTCGGAGTTTAGTAGCACCGGCACCGCTTACGAATGTTCAGTTTACGAGTGGAACCTTTGCCTTCTGTCGTGGAAGTGTTGGATTTGCGGTATTTAATGCCGGTATAAAAACCTATGACGGTGTGTGGAAGACGTGCCTTCCTGCGGGCGAGTATTGTGATATCATTTCCGGTGAACGAGTTGGTTCGGAATGTACTGGAACTCGTGTTCTTGTAAGTGCAGATGGCACGGTTAGCTTAACACTTCCAGCATTCTCTAGCGTTGTGCTTGATTTAATCAGACGTGTTTCTTGAGTACAAAATGTTCAAGTGACTAACAGGAGATTATGAATTCaagaattatattttatttcacaacattCGTTAAATACATGTTTGTACCTCTTCACTGTACTAAACGACGGTTTCCATTAGTAAACAACCCTGCACCACCTACATCTCCATAACCTCCGAACGTAGTAGTTTGTTCAGAATCGTCATCACTTATGGTGGTGCTTTCATCCACTTCGTCCTCTGTAGATGATACAGAACCCCTTGTTGTAGGTGAACCATTCCATTGCCCCGTGGACGGTCCGTTGAAAGCATTCACCGTTGGGCTTCTAGTGACAGGATTGTGTGTGGTTCCCTGATTTCCGGTGAAACCCACTGTCGATCCCGCACCCGAAGATGGGAATCCTTGCCCTGCTTGGTTGCCAAATGCAAACGATCTTCCATCGGAACCTCCAAAGGTTCCTCTTGCACCTTGATTGCCAGAAGCCAGCGGACGTCCATCACCTCCGAAACCTGTGTTAAATCCTGCGAAAGAAGTTCCTGCTGCACCACCCAGCTGTGTTCCCTGATTTCCAAATGCCAATGGTCTACCATCACTTCCAATTCCTGCACCAGTTCCTGCTCCCGGACCGAATTGTGTTCCTTGGTTTCCAAAGGCACGAGCTCTTCCATCACCTCCAAACCCTGCAGTAGATCCTCCAAAGTTCCCTCCTACTCCAGCACCTCTTTCAACGCCAAAGCCTGTGCCAGTTCCTCCAAAGTTTCCGCCTATTCCTTGTCCACCTAGGTTTCCAGGAACTCCAGTACCTCCAAACGCAGTACCAGTACCTCCAAAGTTTCCTCCTTGGTTTCCAGCAACTCCAGTACCACCAAAACCATTGCCAGATCCCCCTAAGAATCCTCCTACTCCTTGTCCTCCTTGGTTTCCAGTAACTTCAGTACCTCCAAAACCAGAGCCAGAATTACCGAAGGCTCCTCCTACTCCTTGTCCTCCTTGGTTCCCAGTAACTCTATTACCTCCAAAACCACTGCCAGATCCCCCAAAGGATCCTCCTACTCCTTGTCCTCCTTGGTTTCCAGCAACTCCAGTACCTCCAAAACCACTGCCAGATCCTCCAAAGAATCCTCCTACGCCTTGTCCCCCTTGGTTTCCAGTAACTGCACTACCTTCAAGCCCCGTATTAGATCctccaaaagttcctccaacTCCAGTGCTCGCATCATCCCGTTGCCCGTTCGGTACCGAAAGACTATCTCCCGGTGTTTGTAACCCAGTACCAGCACCTGCCACATCCTGATATGATCCTTGCCAATTGCCAGCTACGTCTGTGGATCCTTCACGATCAAAATCCGTGGTGCGATAGGCAAACTGATAACGTCTGTCATTACTAACAGGACCACCGGTTACGGCTCCAGCTCCTGCTAAACCATTCGGTACGGATAAACTTCCGCCAGTGGGACGAAAGCCCATTCCAGCTCCGGCAACGTACTGCAGATCATTACGGCCCGCTTCATTGTTGTACGAAAACGATCCACGAACGCTACCCGTGTGATCGGCAACTTCTTCACGAGCTGCGTTTGGTGTTTGATAGCCAAAGCGATACGATCTATCTGGCGAAACTGTACCATCCTGACCGGTATTTGGAGTGTTTGCTCCAAACGGATGATAACCACCATCCACTACACCATTGTACTGCATATCATTTTGTCCGATTTCGTTACTGAAGGAGGGTACTTCATTCTCGGGACGCGTCACGACCTGTTCTACTGATCCCGCTAGTGGAGGGACAGTTGTTACCGCTCCGTCCGGTTGAGATACACGTCCTTCCAGCTCGTTTACACCAACTGAGTCTGTTGATCCTCGCACTATCTGATTGCGATCGGTAGTAGTAACAGTTGCTTCTGTCGATGCTTTCGGTAATCCAACAACGGAAAGGGAATTTTGATCATTTGCACCTACATCAACACCACTTCTGCTGGACCAGCTGTTCGGAACTTGCGTTCTTCCTTCAGTATCTGTTGCCGTCTGTTCATCCACACCTGGCTGGAAGGTTGTTTGTGGCACTACCGGTAAACGCGCCCGTGAATGAACTGACTGTGGTCCGTACTCTTCCGGGTTAAGAACACCTGCTCGGGAATCACCAAGACCTAACCGCAAATCTACATCCGGGCCAGcattgaaggaaaaattgtGCTTTGCACCATCGTTCTGGAAACCGTACGTGCCCTCGACATGTCCATTGCTGTGTCCAGTTTCTTCCCGGGATGTGTGCGGTGTGTAGTAGGAAAAACTGTAACTTCCGTCCGGATTGATGTGAGCGACTGGAACTCGATAAACGTAACCATTACCGTGCCAGGGCCATCTTGCTGCACCGTAAGCACCGTAATTGGTTGGAGCTCCATAGTGCCATGGCTGAGAAGATGGGGCACCGTAGGTTGAGGTAGTCGGTCGACTACCGTGATAATGTCCACCAGCTCCAAATCCTGATCCGGATGGTCCGAAAGATCCTACAAAAGCTAAATATAAGgaagtttttaaaaacgcAATTGCTTAGTAGACACACAACACTTACCATTAGTGTCAGGAACTGGTCCATTGGCATGGTGAGGAGTAAATTGAGCAACCCCATCTTTGGATGTTCCAAAGATGCCCAAACCTGCTTGGTTATTAAAACCAGCATTACCTCCAGAAccttataaaaaaaggataagaaCTCTCTTAGTGATCATATAGTGATTCACTTGAAGATTATCTTTAATAGTTTACATTACCTGTCGCTAAGGCAGCTCCAGAACTAACACCTCCTGCCTGCTGAAAACCTGTTCCATCTGCTCCAAAGCCATCGCCAACTGTTGATACTCCTCCTGCAACACCTGCTGGAGCTCTACTTCCATCACCACCTGTCCACTGGTTAGCTCCAAATCCCACACTACGATCTATTCCACCTGAAGCGCCTTAAATAAATGATCGTATTTAATTCCAAATGGATTCACACTGTACGATATTTACTAGCAACTGTACTACCTCCACTGGTTTGACCTTGGAAacctccaccaccactactaccAACTCCTCCTGCACTCCACGATCCAGCACCTCCAAGACCTTGATTGTTCACAGAACCTGCGGCACGTCCTCCGAAGTAACCACCAGTATCCGCTCCTTGGTAATAAGTGTTTGGAAGATTCCAACCATATCCTTGCTTCGTTATCACTACCACCAATATAAGCACCATCCAGGAAAGCGCTGGATGAACGTACGCCATGGTGATAAGAACACTGAGCCCTAGCACGCTTTGTTCACTGTACCTGTAAACACTGTCGGTTACGATCATTCCGTTGGGTGTTTTTATAAGCAAGTTTACAGTAACGCACCCTATCGATACGGATGTGCGTtagaacgtgtgtgtgtgtatgtgtcctCACTAAACCATCTCCAATCAGATGACTTAATACAGGAGAAACCGGTATGATTGAGTTGCATCGTCTAGTCATAATCGTGTCAAACCAATAGTCGATATTGTGATATAGGGCAGATCATTCAACCACCCCCCAAGATGTGCGGGTGTGATcatcatgtgtgtgtgcgtgtgattctctacagcaaaataaaacatccctTGCGGCATTCGTCATACATCTTAGGTAATTAACCATTTCTAACATTCTTTAAAGCCGGTTCCGTCTAATACACGCAGTAACGTCACTGGCGATGATTCCACACACAACCCAAGTGAACGATCGCATGTTCGCGATCGCTTCCGAGGGCAGTCTATAATTCTTCGGTATGCAACGTGCACTATTAGCACAATAATTGGCCCTACTGCAAGAGCCCGGGAGTATACTGCCTTGAGGGATGGTTTACTCGATTAATCTTTGTGGATCATCTTCGTTAATATTGAACGGAACGGGGAGAAGGTTAAGATGCACAGCGTAATCTAATAATCCCTTTTGTACTTCAATCGATTGATTCAGCAATGGTAGTTTGTAACAAAATGAAGCCTTCGGGGACGAAGATTGATGGATGGCATTGGGAagaattgtgtttttgttttcctgctAATTTTACTTTCAACAACAGCATCCGAACAGTTGATTATGACTCTTTAGCGGTAATAATACAGGATCTTTATtggataaaacaataaatgaagTAGCGTTTCGGGATGAACCAGCCACCGAGATGggtataatttaataattgacGACAAATCCCCCTGATTTAGTAATAGCAGCTAATTGCACTTTGTTGAGTGACGATAATTTATACTCACGTAAGGTTCCTGGATGTGAAGGTTgtatggaaatttatttttattatcaaaaaaaagcGTAATAATTCTCCCATTAGATTAAAGCAAGTACTTACAATAAGACTAGAAAAAAACTGATGAACGTATCAAAAACAATTATGATTCTgtacaaagaaaacacatGTTATTTCGACGCCTTTCAATCCTTATCTTCATCGCTTGCTTCCGTTGGCAGCCATTGGAACCACAATGATTGTAATGTCATACGTTTTTATATTTCCCTTCACACATTCAAATTCTCCGctgtacagcaaaaaaaacgattctttGTTGTGTATTCGTATTGATCGATTagttcgttttcgtttttgcttgtATGTTTGCTGCTCAATTCGCCAACGCGACTACATGTTGCGCATCGATTGTATTCAAATGCGGTGTGAAACAAGTGTACGGCCAGCGGCAGTCGCTTTTGCCATAACAACCTGACATGCTGTTAAGCATGTAACTGATGAATAGTTTTACATATGTACATACACAACCGTTTTTGCAACTCTCTAATTGATACacgggtttttcttttttgttaccgAACCGGGAAGGTAATTAATGCTTGTTCAATTTGTCAGGCGGGAACAGACAAATTGGCAACTGGATGGATGGAAGGTGTTAAAAGATGATGATCCACAAATCAGATGTTTGCTACAATGTTGTgaaagaattttctttttttattgtacttttgaatgttttatcttgGTTGAGAATTTTATAcaaattagttttaaattttttgtctttaaaaattaatttaatttaattttcatatattCTTAATAAAAATGTCTATTTTTTCGCAAGAAGTAAAAATACAACTCAAAAATTACTATTAATTCAAAACGCTTTCGCATTCGATCGAATGATCGACTTTATTACTATAATACTCATgtgcaataatttatttacataacTAAAGCTGTTCCATCCTCTATCGGCAAAACCGCCATTCATTTACCGCCGATCGTACGGTTTTCTGCCGCCGGTGTGACCCGATTTAGCCTGCGCCTGTGTATCGCGCCGCAATGCATCACCAGGCGACGGTGCACGGCCACCGTACGGTAGCAGATCAATGTTCTGTATGTGTGCCCGGACGGAAGCACCCGGTGCGAGCCCCACGTACCAATCGCCTACGTTTTTAATGATTGTGGAATCTTTCGCAAAGTCACGCCAATCCTTCTTGCGATCGTCTTCGAGCTTCTTCTGATCGTACGTTACCTCTGGAAAGCCGGAAAAATCGTTCGAATTGTATGCGTTCGTGCCGGGTGCTGATTCACCGAAGCTTGGGTACGGTGCGGGACCGGATGGACCACTCGAGATGGCCACATCGAACGGTCCGGACAGGGGTGATTGATCGTGATCATGATCGGCCCCACTAGGACCAACTGGACCGGCCGCTTCATAGTCATACTTTGGTGGAAGTAAACCTATGATACTATCATCTCCATAACCACCGAGATCATGGTCCGAGGGATCGTCCGGAAGTGGATATTTCTCTCGGGATGCTTCACTCGAATCGCTTAAAGCGGTTGGACGATCCGTTGTAGGTGGACGTAAGCTTGGTGAACTCGTCGTTGGACGCTTGCTGTCAAAGTCTTCCTCATCGTATCCTTGGCCCGTCGGTCGACTGCTTTCCGGATAGCCCGGTATTCCTGGCTTAGATCCGTCCGGGTAATTACTACCCGCACCGGACGGACCTGTTGGAGGATCGTACGATCCACCAGGAGCAGTTGGACGATTTGAGCCACCTCCGTCATATCCACCAGCTGAGGGACGTGCCACGTGATCATATCCAGCCCCAGACGTACCGGGACGTTCACTGGCTGGACCA
The DNA window shown above is from Anopheles funestus chromosome 3RL, idAnoFuneDA-416_04, whole genome shotgun sequence and carries:
- the LOC125766908 gene encoding uncharacterized transmembrane protein DDB_G0289901-like → MKLIVFVSVVLIHLLPVQSDQTDFNHINSDGSFAFGLKNSDTPGAHYHTASGNPKTIVRGRYGSRQPDTGRVEETIYTAGPRGFRVRGPKIHRKQSLSQVQRGPIGTPEDPLADPYDDPSYDFQFKTRNYQRREGSDSNGRVNGLYTYIDDVGEKHSVRYSAGSGTGYEVANPVPDAPNTIAYESPLYKTHKQVRGKIAFENGPSGSGQYKLLSVGPDQRRAETTGPDGVTRGSYSYLDDKGVQRTVQYIAGAGIGYKVVQSTVGAGTHRLPQPNFGINHVEQSEIGDNNNPSYQTAPSGPASERPGTSGAGYDHVARPSAGGYDGGGSNRPTAPGGSYDPPTGPSGAGSNYPDGSKPGIPGYPESSRPTGQGYDEEDFDSKRPTTSSPSLRPPTTDRPTALSDSSEASREKYPLPDDPSDHDLGGYGDDSIIGLLPPKYDYEAAGPVGPSGADHDHDQSPLSGPFDVAISSGPSGPAPYPSFGESAPGTNAYNSNDFSGFPEVTYDQKKLEDDRKKDWRDFAKDSTIIKNVGDWYVGLAPGASVRAHIQNIDLLPYGGRAPSPGDALRRDTQAQAKSGHTGGRKPYDRRYMLNSMSGCVTVNLLIKTPNGMIVTDSVYRYSEQSVLGLSVLITMAYVHPALSWMVLILVVVITKQGYGWNLPNTYYQGADTGGYFGGRAAGSVNNQGLGGAGSWSAGGVGSSGGGGFQGQTSGGASGGIDRSVGFGANQWTGGDGSRAPAGVAGGVSTVGDGFGADGTGFQQAGGVSSGAALATGSGGNAGFNNQAGLGIFGTSKDGVAQFTPHHANGPVPDTNAFVGSFGPSGSGFGAGGHYHGSRPTTSTYGAPSSQPWHYGAPTNYGAYGAARWPWHGNGYVYRVPVAHINPDGSYSFSYYTPHTSREETGHSNGHVEGTYGFQNDGAKHNFSFNAGPDVDLRLGLGDSRAGVLNPEEYGPQSVHSRARLPVVPQTTFQPGVDEQTATDTEGRTQVPNSWSSRSGVDVGANDQNSLSVVGLPKASTEATVTTTDRNQIVRGSTDSVGVNELEGRVSQPDGAVTTVPPLAGSVEQVVTRPENEVPSFSNEIGQNDMQYNGVVDGGYHPFGANTPNTGQDGTVSPDRSYRFGYQTPNAAREEVADHTGSVRGSFSYNNEAGRNDLQYVAGAGMGFRPTGGSLSVPNGLAGAGAVTGGPVSNDRRYQFAYRTTDFDREGSTDVAGNWQGSYQDVAGAGTGLQTPGDSLSVPNGQRDDASTGVGGTFGGSNTGLEGSAVTGNQGGQGVGGFFGGSGSGFGGTGVAGNQGGQGVGGSFGGSGSGFGGNRVTGNQGGQGVGGAFGNSGSGFGGTEVTGNQGGQGVGGFLGGSGNGFGGTGVAGNQGGNFGGTGTAFGGTGVPGNLGGQGIGGNFGGTGTGFGVERGAGVGGNFGGSTAGFGGDGRARAFGNQGTQFGPGAGTGAGIGSDGRPLAFGNQGTQLGGAAGTSFAGFNTGFGGDGRPLASGNQGARGTFGGSDGRSFAFGNQAGQGFPSSGAGSTVGFTGNQGTTHNPVTRSPTVNAFNGPSTGQWNGSPTTRGSVSSTEDEVDESTTISDDDSEQTTTFGGYGDVGGAGLFTNGNRRLVQ